A DNA window from Vigna angularis cultivar LongXiaoDou No.4 chromosome 1, ASM1680809v1, whole genome shotgun sequence contains the following coding sequences:
- the LOC108333979 gene encoding DEAD-box ATP-dependent RNA helicase 1 isoform X1, which translates to MDKENQQSVPVLPWMRHPVDVTRCEQLSLRRVPFLDRRLKSALENMEISNLFPVQVALWQETIGPGNFERDLCINSPTGSGKTLAYALPIVQKLLPTSTVKCLRALVVVPTRDLALQVKQVFDAIALPLGLRVGLAVGQSSVADEISSLIYLPGEEEGVDPGFLSPFWFQSKVDILVATPGRLVDHVNLSRGFTLKHLHYLVVDEADRLLREDYQSWLPTVLKSTQSSNNDYGGDDVFQLGFPYSPWSRRTCSGVERGSNPHSRLAKVVLSATLTRDPGRLVKLNLHHPLFLSAGKMRYRLPENLESFKLICERKVKPLYLVALLKSLGEEKCIVFTRSVDSTHRLCNLLNCFGDLQIDIKEYSGRQHQRVRSKTLNEFRKGQFQVLVSSDAMTRGMDVEGVRNVINYDMPKYIKTYVHRAGRTARAGQTGRCFTLMSNDEVGRFKRLMKKAEASACLEHTVPSHLIEELHSTYQSALSKLKEIILENRRKPKDKSCQ; encoded by the exons ATGGACAAAGAAAACCAACAAAGTGTGCCGGTTCTGCCATGGATGCGCCACCCCGTCGACGTCACTCGCTGTGAACAACTCTCCCTCCGCAGAGTTCCTTTTCTGGACCGCAG ATTAAAGTCGGCGCTAGAGAACATGGAAATATCAAATCTGTTTCCGGTTCAAGTCGCGCTGTGGCAAGAAACTATTGGACCAGGTAACTTTGAGCGAGACCTTTGTATAAACTCGCCCACAGGAAGTGGCAAAACCTTGGCCTATGCTCTTCCCATCGTGCAAAAGTTGTTGCCTACTTCCACTGTCAAGTGCCTTCGTGCTTTGGTTGTGGTTCCCACCCGCGACCTTGCCTTGCAGGTTAAACAGGTTTTCGATGCTATTGCATTGCCATTGGGCCTGCGTGTGGGGTTGGCTGTTGGTCAATCTTCGGTTGCTGATGAGATATCTAGTCTCATTTACCTACCGGGCGAAGAGGAGGGTGTAGATCCTGGGTTTTTGTCTCCGTTCTGGTTTCAAAGTAAGGTGGACATATTGGTGGCAACCCCCGGAAGGCTTGTGGACCATGTCAACTTGTCTAGGGGTTTCACATTGAAGCATCTTCATTATCTT GTGGTTGATGAAGCTGATCGGTTGCTCCGGGAGGACTACCAGTCCTGGTTGCCCACCGTACTTAAGTCGACCCAATCTAGCAACAATGATTATGGTGGTGATGATGTTTTCCAATTGGGGTTCCCTTATTCTCCCTGGAGTAGAAGAACATG TAGTGGAGTTGAGAGGGGGTCTAACCCTCACTCTAGGCTGGCAAAGGTGGTTTTGTCTGCGACATTAACTCGAGATCCAGGAAGGCTTGTTAAGCTTAATTTGCATCACCCTTTGTTCCTCAGTGCTGGCAAAATGCGGTATAGGCTCCCAGAAAATTTGGAATCATTCAAACTG ATCTGTGAAAGAAAGGTCAAACCCCTGTACTTGGTTGCCCTTTTGAAATCCCTAGGAGAAGAAAAATGCATAGTTTTCACAAGATCTGTGGACTCAACACATCGTCTATGCAATTTGCTGAATTGTTTTGGAGATCTGCAAATTGACATCAAAGAATATTCTGGTCGCCAACATCAACGTGTAAGAAG CAAGACACTGAATGAATTTAGAAAAGGGCAGTTTCAAGTGCTTGTATCTTCTGATGCAATGACTCGTGGAATGGATGTAGAAGGGGTAAgaaatgttattaattatgaCATGCCCAAATACATAAAGACTTATGTTCATCGAGCTGGCAGGACTGCAAGAGCTGGCCAGACTGGGCGTTGCTTTACATTGATGTCAAATGACGAG GTTGGACGGTTTAAGAGGTTGATGAAAAAGGCTGAGGCTAGTGCTTGTCTTGAGCATACTGTTCCTTCCCATTTGATTGAAGAACTTCATAGTACCTACCAATCAG
- the LOC108333979 gene encoding DEAD-box ATP-dependent RNA helicase 1 isoform X2: MDKENQQSVPVLPWMRHPVDVTRCEQLSLRRVPFLDRRLKSALENMEISNLFPVQVALWQETIGPGNFERDLCINSPTGSGKTLAYALPIVQKLLPTSTVKCLRALVVVPTRDLALQVKQVFDAIALPLGLRVGLAVGQSSVADEISSLIYLPGEEEGVDPGFLSPFWFQSKVDILVATPGRLVDHVNLSRGFTLKHLHYLVVDEADRLLREDYQSWLPTVLKSTQSSNNDYGGDDVFQLGFPYSPWSRRTCGVERGSNPHSRLAKVVLSATLTRDPGRLVKLNLHHPLFLSAGKMRYRLPENLESFKLICERKVKPLYLVALLKSLGEEKCIVFTRSVDSTHRLCNLLNCFGDLQIDIKEYSGRQHQRVRSKTLNEFRKGQFQVLVSSDAMTRGMDVEGVRNVINYDMPKYIKTYVHRAGRTARAGQTGRCFTLMSNDEVGRFKRLMKKAEASACLEHTVPSHLIEELHSTYQSALSKLKEIILENRRKPKDKSCQ, from the exons ATGGACAAAGAAAACCAACAAAGTGTGCCGGTTCTGCCATGGATGCGCCACCCCGTCGACGTCACTCGCTGTGAACAACTCTCCCTCCGCAGAGTTCCTTTTCTGGACCGCAG ATTAAAGTCGGCGCTAGAGAACATGGAAATATCAAATCTGTTTCCGGTTCAAGTCGCGCTGTGGCAAGAAACTATTGGACCAGGTAACTTTGAGCGAGACCTTTGTATAAACTCGCCCACAGGAAGTGGCAAAACCTTGGCCTATGCTCTTCCCATCGTGCAAAAGTTGTTGCCTACTTCCACTGTCAAGTGCCTTCGTGCTTTGGTTGTGGTTCCCACCCGCGACCTTGCCTTGCAGGTTAAACAGGTTTTCGATGCTATTGCATTGCCATTGGGCCTGCGTGTGGGGTTGGCTGTTGGTCAATCTTCGGTTGCTGATGAGATATCTAGTCTCATTTACCTACCGGGCGAAGAGGAGGGTGTAGATCCTGGGTTTTTGTCTCCGTTCTGGTTTCAAAGTAAGGTGGACATATTGGTGGCAACCCCCGGAAGGCTTGTGGACCATGTCAACTTGTCTAGGGGTTTCACATTGAAGCATCTTCATTATCTT GTGGTTGATGAAGCTGATCGGTTGCTCCGGGAGGACTACCAGTCCTGGTTGCCCACCGTACTTAAGTCGACCCAATCTAGCAACAATGATTATGGTGGTGATGATGTTTTCCAATTGGGGTTCCCTTATTCTCCCTGGAGTAGAAGAACATG TGGAGTTGAGAGGGGGTCTAACCCTCACTCTAGGCTGGCAAAGGTGGTTTTGTCTGCGACATTAACTCGAGATCCAGGAAGGCTTGTTAAGCTTAATTTGCATCACCCTTTGTTCCTCAGTGCTGGCAAAATGCGGTATAGGCTCCCAGAAAATTTGGAATCATTCAAACTG ATCTGTGAAAGAAAGGTCAAACCCCTGTACTTGGTTGCCCTTTTGAAATCCCTAGGAGAAGAAAAATGCATAGTTTTCACAAGATCTGTGGACTCAACACATCGTCTATGCAATTTGCTGAATTGTTTTGGAGATCTGCAAATTGACATCAAAGAATATTCTGGTCGCCAACATCAACGTGTAAGAAG CAAGACACTGAATGAATTTAGAAAAGGGCAGTTTCAAGTGCTTGTATCTTCTGATGCAATGACTCGTGGAATGGATGTAGAAGGGGTAAgaaatgttattaattatgaCATGCCCAAATACATAAAGACTTATGTTCATCGAGCTGGCAGGACTGCAAGAGCTGGCCAGACTGGGCGTTGCTTTACATTGATGTCAAATGACGAG GTTGGACGGTTTAAGAGGTTGATGAAAAAGGCTGAGGCTAGTGCTTGTCTTGAGCATACTGTTCCTTCCCATTTGATTGAAGAACTTCATAGTACCTACCAATCAG